One window of the Mycobacterium haemophilum DSM 44634 genome contains the following:
- a CDS encoding NHL repeat-containing protein, translating to MGRYRLPRHRRALAITGAAVVVIAILAVAGYLVVARPSSSGTASSTTAPSSAPAPPSQTVLPFALGDPGGVGVDSAGDVYVADGAKDRVLQLKVGANRSTVLPFPGLKCPSGLAVDSDRDVYVVEDCNKRVVKLAAGSDTPTELPFTGLVEPHGLAVSSGGDVYVADLKTNQVLKLAAGSDTQTEVPFIGLNQPFDLAVDSTGAVYAADSGNNRVVKLAAGTTTPVDLPFTGLNFPSDVTVDRSGNIYTTDLNNNRVLKLPAGSDTPAVLPFTGLFCPYQVAVDKDGNVYVVDYHDRVLKLAAGYQTKALTN from the coding sequence TTGGGACGCTATCGGCTTCCGCGACACCGACGTGCCCTAGCCATCACGGGTGCCGCTGTCGTCGTCATCGCGATCCTCGCAGTCGCCGGATACCTGGTCGTGGCGCGCCCATCGTCGAGCGGGACCGCGTCCAGCACCACCGCACCATCGTCTGCGCCGGCTCCCCCAAGCCAGACTGTGTTGCCGTTCGCCCTCGGGGATCCTGGGGGAGTCGGGGTGGACTCGGCGGGCGATGTCTACGTCGCCGACGGCGCCAAGGACCGGGTGCTGCAACTCAAGGTCGGCGCCAACAGATCCACCGTGTTGCCGTTCCCGGGCCTTAAGTGTCCGTCCGGTTTGGCCGTGGACAGCGACCGTGACGTGTATGTCGTCGAGGATTGCAACAAACGAGTAGTGAAACTGGCCGCCGGCTCGGATACGCCGACCGAGCTCCCGTTCACCGGCCTTGTCGAGCCGCATGGCCTGGCGGTCAGCAGCGGCGGCGATGTCTACGTGGCCGACCTCAAAACCAACCAGGTGTTGAAACTGGCCGCCGGCTCGGATACCCAGACCGAGGTTCCATTCATCGGACTCAACCAGCCATTCGACCTAGCAGTCGATAGCACCGGCGCGGTCTACGCCGCCGACTCTGGCAATAACCGGGTGGTGAAGCTGGCCGCAGGGACCACCACACCGGTCGACCTCCCGTTCACCGGCCTCAACTTTCCCAGTGATGTGACGGTGGACCGCAGTGGAAATATCTACACCACCGACCTGAACAACAACCGGGTGCTGAAACTGCCTGCCGGCTCAGACACCCCGGCGGTGCTGCCTTTCACCGGACTCTTCTGCCCCTACCAAGTCGCAGTGGACAAAGACGGCAACGTCTACGTGGTCGACTACCACGACCGGGTGCTGAAACTGGCGGCGGGCTACCAGACGAAAGCCCTCACGAATTGA
- a CDS encoding Rieske 2Fe-2S domain-containing protein: MSTDSAGVGIREIDSGTLPTRYARGWHCLGVAKDYLDGKPHGVEAFGTKLVVFADSHGDLKVLDGYCRHMGGDLTQGTIKGDEVACPFHDWRWGGDGRCKLVPYAKRTPRMARTRPWLTDVRGGLLFVWHDHEGNPPDPAVRIPEIPDAASDEWTDWRWNSILIEGSNCRDIIDNVTDMAHFFYIHFGLPTYFKNVFEGHIASQYLHNVGRPDVDDLGTSYGEAHLDSEASYFGPSFMINWLHNSYGSFKSESILINCHYPVTQNSFMLQWGVIVEKPKGMDEKMTDKLSRVFTDGVSKGFLQDVEIWKHKTRIDNPLLVEEDGAVYQLRRWYDQFYVDVADIKPEMVERFEIEVDTTRANEYWNAEVAENLKAKEADEVPAEQH; the protein is encoded by the coding sequence GTGAGTACCGACAGTGCTGGGGTCGGCATCCGGGAGATCGATTCCGGCACCCTGCCGACCAGGTATGCCCGAGGCTGGCATTGCCTGGGCGTCGCCAAGGACTACCTGGATGGGAAGCCGCACGGTGTTGAGGCATTCGGCACCAAGCTGGTGGTTTTCGCCGACTCACACGGGGACCTGAAGGTTCTGGACGGCTACTGCCGGCACATGGGCGGCGACCTGACCCAGGGCACTATCAAGGGCGACGAAGTCGCCTGCCCCTTCCACGACTGGCGGTGGGGCGGCGACGGTCGGTGCAAGTTGGTCCCCTATGCCAAGCGCACTCCCAGAATGGCACGCACCCGGCCGTGGCTGACCGACGTGCGCGGCGGCCTGTTGTTCGTCTGGCATGACCATGAAGGCAATCCGCCGGATCCCGCCGTCAGGATCCCCGAGATTCCCGACGCCGCCAGCGACGAATGGACTGACTGGCGGTGGAACAGCATCCTCATCGAGGGATCCAACTGCCGCGACATTATCGACAACGTCACCGACATGGCGCACTTCTTCTACATCCATTTCGGTCTGCCGACCTACTTCAAGAACGTCTTCGAGGGGCACATCGCCTCGCAGTATCTGCACAATGTGGGCCGGCCGGATGTCGACGATTTGGGGACCTCGTACGGCGAAGCACACCTGGACTCCGAGGCATCCTATTTCGGGCCGTCGTTCATGATCAACTGGCTGCACAATAGCTATGGGAGCTTCAAGTCCGAGTCGATCCTGATCAACTGCCACTACCCGGTCACCCAGAACTCCTTCATGCTGCAGTGGGGCGTCATCGTCGAAAAGCCCAAAGGCATGGACGAAAAGATGACGGACAAGCTGTCTCGGGTATTTACCGATGGTGTCAGCAAGGGCTTCCTGCAGGACGTCGAGATCTGGAAACACAAGACCAGGATCGATAATCCGCTGTTGGTCGAGGAAGACGGCGCGGTCTACCAGCTGCGTCGCTGGTATGACCAGTTCTATGTCGATGTCGCCGACATCAAGCCGGAAATGGTGGAGCGCTTCGAGATCGAAGTCGACACCACGCGCGCCAACGAATATTGGAACGCCGAGGTGGCCGAAAACTTGAAGGCAAAAGAAGCCGACGAAGTGCCCGCCGAGCAACACTAA
- a CDS encoding sulfotransferase family protein: protein MAHRTDRTDVGTVDELHASASKLVGLDDFGTDDDKYREALQVLLASYRREAGLTVLGSKMNRFFLRGALAARLLSEAAWKQYPQHADVVIERPIFVTGLVRTGTTALHRLLGADPAHQGLHMWLAEFPQPRPPRETWESNPLYRQLDARFTQHHEENPGYTGLHFMAASELEECWQLLRQSLHSVSYETLSHLPGYAEWLSQQDWTPSYQRHRRNLQLIGLHDADKRWVLKNPSHLFALDALMATYPDALVVQTHRPVETIMASMCSLAQHTAEGWSTTFVGAQIGADAMETWSRGLERFNTARAKYDSAQFYDVDYRDLIADPLGTVAEIYRHFGLTLTEQARQAMANIDAQSRTGARAPKHTYSLADYGLTMESVKERFAGL, encoded by the coding sequence ATGGCCCATCGAACCGATCGAACCGATGTTGGGACCGTCGACGAACTGCACGCATCAGCCAGCAAGCTCGTTGGGCTCGACGATTTCGGCACTGACGACGACAAGTACCGCGAAGCGCTGCAGGTGTTGTTGGCGTCTTACCGGCGGGAAGCCGGTCTTACCGTGTTGGGCAGCAAGATGAACCGGTTTTTCCTGCGTGGGGCGCTGGCGGCTAGGTTGCTGTCCGAAGCGGCGTGGAAGCAATACCCGCAGCACGCCGACGTCGTCATCGAACGGCCGATTTTTGTCACCGGGCTGGTGCGCACCGGCACGACTGCGCTGCACCGGCTGCTCGGCGCCGACCCGGCGCATCAGGGTCTGCACATGTGGCTGGCAGAGTTCCCGCAGCCGCGTCCACCCCGCGAAACCTGGGAGTCAAACCCGCTGTATCGCCAACTCGATGCGCGGTTCACCCAGCATCACGAAGAAAACCCCGGATACACAGGTCTGCATTTCATGGCCGCATCCGAGCTGGAGGAGTGCTGGCAGCTGCTGCGGCAGTCGCTGCACTCGGTGTCTTACGAAACCCTGTCGCACCTACCGGGTTACGCGGAATGGCTGTCACAGCAGGACTGGACGCCGTCATATCAACGGCACCGCCGCAACCTTCAGCTGATCGGACTACACGACGCCGACAAGCGGTGGGTGCTGAAGAATCCCAGCCATCTGTTCGCGCTTGATGCTCTGATGGCGACTTATCCCGATGCGCTTGTGGTGCAGACTCATCGGCCAGTCGAGACGATCATGGCCTCAATGTGCTCGCTAGCCCAGCACACCGCCGAAGGATGGTCGACCACCTTTGTCGGAGCCCAGATCGGTGCTGACGCAATGGAAACCTGGTCTCGTGGTTTGGAGCGGTTCAACACCGCACGCGCTAAATATGATTCGGCTCAGTTTTACGATGTCGACTACCGCGATCTGATCGCGGATCCTCTTGGCACGGTGGCCGAGATTTACCGGCACTTCGGACTGACACTGACCGAACAGGCTCGGCAAGCTATGGCGAATATCGATGCCCAGAGCAGGACCGGCGCGCGGGCCCCGAAGCATACGTATTCGCTGGCCGATTACGGCCTTACCATGGAGAGCGTCAAGGAGCGGTTCGCCGGGCTTTAA
- a CDS encoding SDR family oxidoreductase → MTGMLKRKVVVISGVGPGLGTTLARRCARDGADLVLAARSADRLDEVAKQITDTGHRAVAVCTDITDDDQVKSLVDSTLAAYGKVDVLINNAFRVPSMKPLATTTFQHIRDAIELSALGALRLIQGFTPALAEAQGSIVNVNSMVLRHSQAKYGAYKMAKSTLLAMSQSLATELGEKGIRVNSVAPGYIWGDTLKSYFEHQAGKYGTTVDQIYQTTAAASDLKRLPTEDEVASAILFMASDLSSGITGQTLDVNCGEYHT, encoded by the coding sequence ATGACGGGGATGCTCAAGCGAAAGGTAGTGGTCATCAGCGGTGTTGGCCCTGGTCTTGGTACCACGCTGGCACGTCGATGCGCGCGCGACGGCGCGGATCTGGTGCTGGCGGCCCGTAGCGCCGACCGGCTGGACGAGGTCGCCAAGCAAATCACCGACACCGGTCACCGGGCGGTCGCGGTATGCACTGACATTACTGACGACGATCAGGTCAAAAGCCTCGTGGACTCCACTCTGGCGGCCTATGGCAAGGTTGACGTCTTGATCAACAACGCATTCCGGGTACCATCGATGAAACCATTGGCCACCACCACATTTCAGCATATTCGCGACGCGATCGAGCTCAGCGCGCTCGGGGCGTTGCGGCTCATCCAGGGTTTTACCCCGGCGCTCGCGGAGGCGCAAGGATCAATCGTCAACGTCAACTCCATGGTGCTCCGGCACTCGCAGGCAAAATACGGCGCCTACAAAATGGCCAAGTCCACTCTGCTGGCTATGTCGCAGTCGTTAGCCACCGAACTCGGCGAGAAGGGCATCCGTGTTAATTCCGTTGCGCCCGGATATATCTGGGGTGACACGTTGAAGAGCTATTTCGAGCATCAGGCCGGCAAATATGGAACCACGGTCGACCAGATCTACCAGACCACCGCGGCGGCCTCCGACCTCAAACGGCTGCCCACCGAGGACGAGGTCGCGTCGGCGATCCTGTTCATGGCCAGCGACCTGTCCAGCGGCATCACCGGGCAAACCCTGGACGTCAACTGCGGGGAGTATCACACCTAA
- the dmpG gene encoding 4-hydroxy-2-oxovalerate aldolase, translating into MTSRWDVRITDTSLRDGSHHKRHQFTTDEVRAIVAALDAAGVPVIEVTHGDGLGGSSFNYGFSKTPEQELIKLAAQTAQDAKIAFLMLPGVGTKENIKEAQDNGGSICRIATHCTEADVSIQHFGLARELGLETVGFLMMAHTISPEKLAAQARIMADAGCQCVYVVDSAGALVLDDVADRVSALVAELGEDAQVGFHGHENLGLGVANSVAAVRAGAKQIDGSARRFGAGAGNAPVEALVGVFDKIGVKTGIDFFDIADAAEDVVRPAMPAECLLDRNALIMGYSGVYSSFLKHAIRQGERYDVPASALLYRAGQRKLIGGQEDQLIDIALEIQRELGARPTSGERYPHPLAGETAAKS; encoded by the coding sequence ATGACTAGCAGGTGGGATGTTCGGATCACCGACACTTCGCTACGCGACGGGTCGCACCACAAACGGCATCAGTTCACCACGGACGAAGTGCGGGCGATCGTCGCCGCCCTTGATGCCGCTGGGGTGCCGGTGATCGAGGTGACCCACGGTGACGGATTGGGTGGGTCGTCGTTCAACTACGGCTTTTCCAAAACTCCCGAGCAGGAATTGATCAAACTCGCGGCGCAGACCGCGCAAGACGCCAAAATCGCATTTTTGATGCTGCCCGGGGTGGGCACCAAGGAAAATATCAAAGAAGCACAAGACAATGGCGGATCGATCTGCCGAATCGCCACCCATTGCACCGAGGCCGACGTGTCAATCCAGCATTTCGGCTTGGCCCGCGAACTGGGCCTGGAAACCGTCGGGTTTTTGATGATGGCCCACACCATTTCGCCGGAGAAACTGGCCGCCCAAGCCCGCATCATGGCCGATGCCGGTTGCCAGTGCGTATACGTTGTTGATTCCGCCGGTGCCCTGGTGCTCGACGATGTGGCTGACCGGGTATCGGCCCTGGTCGCCGAACTCGGCGAGGACGCCCAAGTTGGTTTCCACGGGCACGAAAACCTCGGACTAGGAGTGGCCAACTCGGTGGCGGCAGTACGCGCGGGTGCCAAGCAGATCGACGGCAGCGCACGCCGCTTCGGGGCAGGCGCAGGCAACGCGCCGGTCGAGGCCTTGGTCGGGGTATTCGACAAGATCGGGGTCAAGACCGGCATCGACTTCTTCGACATCGCCGATGCCGCCGAAGACGTTGTGCGGCCGGCCATGCCGGCCGAATGCCTGCTCGACCGCAACGCGCTGATCATGGGGTACTCCGGGGTCTATTCCAGTTTCCTCAAACACGCCATCCGTCAGGGTGAACGCTATGACGTGCCCGCTTCTGCATTGCTATACCGCGCGGGTCAGCGCAAGCTCATCGGCGGACAGGAAGACCAACTCATTGACATCGCTTTGGAAATACAGCGTGAGCTGGGGGCACGCCCCACAAGTGGGGAGAGGTACCCTCACCCGCTTGCGGGGGAGACAGCGGCAAAGTCGTAA
- a CDS encoding acetaldehyde dehydrogenase (acetylating), protein MPAKASVAIVGSGNISTDLLYKLLRSEWLEPRWMVGIDPDSEGLARAAKLGLETTHEGVDWLLAQADKPDLLFEATSAYVHKVAAPKYAAAGIRAIDLTPAAVGPAVIPPANLRAHLDAPNVNMITCGGQATIPIVYAVSRALAEKGGVPYAEIVASVASVSAGPGTRANIDEFTKTTSKGVETIGGAARGKAIIILNPADPPMIMRDTIFCAIPHDADRDAIAASIHDVVAEVQTYVPGYRLLNEPQFDEPSINSGGQAVVTTFIEVEGAGDYLPPYAGNLDIMTAAATKVGEEIAKETLSVSGGTR, encoded by the coding sequence ATGCCGGCGAAGGCAAGTGTGGCGATAGTCGGATCGGGAAATATCAGTACCGACCTGCTCTATAAGTTGCTGCGATCAGAATGGCTGGAACCGCGCTGGATGGTGGGGATCGATCCGGATAGCGAAGGCTTGGCGCGTGCGGCCAAACTGGGTTTAGAGACGACCCACGAAGGCGTCGACTGGCTACTGGCGCAGGCCGACAAACCCGACTTGTTGTTCGAGGCCACCAGCGCCTACGTGCACAAAGTTGCGGCGCCAAAGTATGCGGCCGCGGGGATCAGGGCCATTGACTTGACGCCAGCCGCGGTGGGTCCAGCGGTCATCCCACCGGCGAACCTGCGCGCGCATCTGGATGCGCCGAACGTGAACATGATCACCTGCGGGGGCCAGGCAACCATTCCCATCGTGTACGCGGTGAGTCGCGCGTTGGCCGAAAAAGGCGGAGTGCCGTACGCCGAGATCGTGGCTTCGGTTGCTTCAGTTTCAGCGGGACCGGGCACTCGGGCCAACATCGACGAGTTCACCAAGACCACCAGCAAGGGTGTCGAAACCATCGGCGGGGCCGCGCGCGGCAAGGCGATCATCATCTTGAACCCCGCCGATCCGCCGATGATCATGCGCGACACCATTTTCTGCGCGATACCGCACGACGCCGATCGCGATGCGATTGCCGCCTCTATTCACGACGTGGTGGCCGAGGTGCAGACGTACGTGCCGGGATACCGACTGCTCAACGAGCCGCAGTTCGACGAGCCGTCGATCAACTCCGGCGGTCAGGCCGTGGTCACCACCTTCATCGAGGTCGAGGGTGCCGGGGATTATCTACCGCCGTACGCCGGCAACCTCGACATCATGACGGCGGCGGCCACCAAGGTCGGCGAGGAAATCGCCAAAGAGACGCTTTCCGTATCAGGAGGGACGCGATGA
- a CDS encoding 2-keto-4-pentenoate hydratase — MLRVATRDELAADLAQAERSREPIAPLTVAYPDIDVVDAYEIQLINIRQRVAEGARVLGHKVGLSSLAMQQMMGVDEPDYGHLLDEMQVFEDTPVKAGGYLYPRVEVEVGFILAADLPGAGCTEDDVLAATDALVPAIELIDTRITDWKIALCDTIADNASSAGFVLGAARVSPANVDITTIDAVLRRNGEVVAEGRSDAVLGNPVTAVAWLARKVDSFGVRLRKGDIVLPGSCTRAIDVRAGDEFVADFTGLGSVRLSFE; from the coding sequence ATGCTCCGTGTTGCGACCCGTGATGAGCTGGCCGCCGATTTGGCGCAAGCTGAGCGCAGTCGCGAGCCGATCGCTCCGCTGACGGTCGCGTACCCGGATATCGACGTCGTCGACGCCTACGAGATCCAGCTGATCAATATCCGTCAGCGGGTCGCGGAGGGGGCCCGGGTGCTGGGCCACAAGGTCGGGCTGTCGTCGTTGGCGATGCAGCAGATGATGGGGGTCGACGAGCCGGACTACGGACATCTGCTCGACGAGATGCAGGTATTCGAAGACACCCCGGTCAAGGCGGGTGGATATCTGTACCCGCGGGTCGAGGTCGAAGTGGGTTTCATCCTGGCCGCTGACCTGCCGGGAGCCGGCTGCACCGAGGACGACGTGCTGGCGGCCACCGATGCCCTGGTCCCAGCCATCGAGTTGATCGACACCCGGATTACCGACTGGAAGATCGCGCTGTGCGACACCATCGCCGATAACGCCTCGTCGGCGGGCTTCGTGTTGGGGGCTGCCCGAGTGTCGCCCGCCAATGTCGACATCACGACGATCGACGCGGTGCTGAGGCGCAACGGTGAGGTGGTTGCCGAGGGCCGCAGCGATGCGGTGCTGGGAAACCCGGTCACCGCGGTGGCGTGGCTGGCTCGCAAGGTCGACAGTTTCGGGGTGCGCCTGCGCAAAGGTGACATTGTGCTGCCTGGATCATGCACGCGAGCGATCGACGTGCGCGCCGGGGACGAATTTGTCGCCGATTTCACCGGGCTGGGTTCTGTTCGGTTGTCGTTCGAATAA
- the kstD gene encoding 3-oxosteroid 1-dehydrogenase, with the protein MTAQDVDVVVVGSGAAGMVAALAAAHRGLSTVVIEKAPHYGGSTARSGGGVWIPNNEVLKRAGVRDTAEAARTYLHGIVGGVSTSGVEPQRIDAYLERGPEMLSFVLEHTPLKMCWVPGYSDYYPEAPGGCPSGRSIEPKPFNARKLGVDEAGLEPAYGKIPLNVVVMQQDYVRLNQLKRHPRGVLRSLKVAARTVWAKATGKNLVGMGRALIGPLRIGLQRAGVPVELNTALTDLYVEDGVVSGIYVCDVTDSGATESAEPRLIRARRGVILACGGFEHNEQMRVKYQRAPVSTEWTVGAVANTGDGIVAGEKLGAALDLMDDAWWGPTIPLVGTPWFALSERNSPGSIIVNMSGKRFMNESMPYVEACHHMYGGEHGQGPGPGENIPAWLVFDQQYRNRYIFAGLQPGQRIPGKWLDSGVIIQADTLEQLANDAGLPVDEFTSTVERFNGFARAGVDQDYHRGESAYDRYYGDPTNKPNPNLGEISHPPYYAAKMVPGDLGTKGGICTDLNGRALRDDGSVIEGLYAAGNVSAPVMGHTYPGPGGTIGPAMTFGYLAALHIADRAGK; encoded by the coding sequence ATGACAGCACAGGACGTCGACGTCGTCGTGGTCGGCAGCGGGGCCGCCGGTATGGTGGCTGCACTGGCCGCCGCGCACCGGGGCCTTTCAACCGTGGTCATCGAAAAAGCCCCGCACTACGGCGGCTCGACGGCGCGCTCGGGCGGCGGAGTCTGGATTCCCAATAACGAGGTCCTCAAGCGCGCCGGGGTGCGGGACACCGCTGAGGCGGCCCGCACCTACCTGCACGGCATCGTCGGCGGCGTGTCGACCAGTGGGGTCGAGCCGCAGCGCATCGACGCCTATCTCGAACGCGGACCCGAGATGCTGTCGTTTGTGCTGGAGCACACGCCACTGAAGATGTGCTGGGTGCCGGGCTACTCCGACTACTACCCCGAGGCCCCGGGCGGGTGCCCCAGCGGCCGTTCGATCGAGCCCAAGCCGTTCAACGCCCGCAAGCTCGGTGTTGATGAGGCCGGGCTCGAACCTGCTTATGGCAAGATTCCTCTCAATGTGGTTGTGATGCAACAGGACTACGTGCGACTGAACCAGCTGAAGCGACACCCGCGCGGTGTGCTGCGCAGCTTGAAAGTCGCCGCCCGGACGGTGTGGGCAAAAGCAACGGGCAAAAACCTGGTCGGCATGGGCCGAGCACTGATCGGGCCACTGCGGATCGGACTACAGCGGGCCGGTGTTCCCGTCGAACTGAACACCGCGCTCACCGATCTCTACGTCGAGGACGGCGTGGTGAGCGGGATTTATGTGTGTGACGTTACGGACAGCGGCGCCACGGAATCAGCTGAGCCACGGCTGATCCGGGCCCGACGCGGGGTGATCCTCGCCTGCGGCGGTTTCGAGCACAACGAACAGATGCGGGTGAAATACCAGCGCGCGCCAGTCAGCACCGAGTGGACGGTCGGCGCTGTGGCAAATACCGGCGACGGCATCGTGGCCGGCGAAAAGCTTGGCGCTGCATTGGATCTGATGGATGACGCCTGGTGGGGGCCAACTATTCCGCTGGTGGGCACACCGTGGTTTGCCTTGTCCGAGCGAAACTCGCCCGGATCGATTATCGTCAACATGTCAGGTAAGCGGTTCATGAACGAGTCAATGCCGTACGTCGAAGCCTGTCACCACATGTATGGCGGAGAACACGGTCAGGGGCCAGGTCCGGGTGAGAACATCCCGGCGTGGCTGGTGTTCGACCAGCAGTACCGGAATCGCTACATCTTCGCGGGACTTCAGCCCGGACAACGTATTCCAGGAAAATGGCTGGATTCCGGTGTCATCATCCAGGCCGATACGCTCGAACAGCTGGCCAACGATGCCGGCCTTCCTGTCGATGAATTCACCTCGACCGTAGAACGTTTCAACGGCTTTGCAAGAGCGGGTGTGGACCAGGACTATCACCGCGGGGAAAGCGCATACGACAGGTACTACGGCGACCCAACCAACAAGCCGAATCCCAACCTAGGTGAGATCAGCCACCCGCCCTATTATGCCGCCAAGATGGTACCCGGAGATCTGGGCACCAAGGGCGGCATCTGCACCGATCTCAACGGACGTGCATTACGCGACGACGGGAGCGTCATCGAAGGGCTTTACGCCGCAGGCAATGTCAGTGCCCCAGTAATGGGACACACCTACCCCGGGCCGGGCGGAACCATTGGGCCAGCCATGACATTTGGCTACCTGGCCGCCCTACACATTGCCGATCGAGCTGGGAAGTAG
- a CDS encoding MaoC/PaaZ C-terminal domain-containing protein — MPIDAEVALSAELDPIEFSWSSSDVQLYQLSLGAGTDPMDPRELCYLVDDTPQVLPTFATVAATFHATKPPTVQFPGIDIELSKVLHASERVEVPAPLPPSGSAIAVTRFTDIWDKGKAAVIWSETQVHDANGSLLWTQKRSIYARGEGGFGGDRGPSGSDQAPARAPDLEVAMPLLPQQALLYRLCGDRNPLHSDPQFAAAAGFPQPILHGLCTYGMTCKAITDALLDGDAAAVAAYGARFSGVAFPGEALQVNIWKDDNRVLASVVAPSRDNAVVLSGVELVPA; from the coding sequence ATGCCGATAGATGCAGAAGTCGCGCTCAGTGCCGAGTTGGACCCAATCGAATTCTCTTGGTCCAGTAGCGATGTGCAGCTATACCAACTGAGCCTAGGTGCGGGCACCGATCCGATGGACCCGCGCGAGCTGTGCTACCTGGTCGATGACACGCCCCAGGTGCTGCCGACATTCGCCACCGTGGCCGCCACCTTCCACGCCACCAAGCCACCAACCGTGCAGTTTCCCGGTATCGACATAGAGCTGAGCAAAGTGCTGCACGCCAGCGAGCGGGTCGAAGTGCCTGCGCCACTGCCACCGTCGGGCTCCGCCATCGCCGTCACCCGATTCACGGATATCTGGGACAAGGGCAAGGCCGCGGTGATCTGGAGCGAGACCCAGGTACACGACGCGAACGGCAGCTTGCTGTGGACGCAGAAGCGGTCCATCTATGCGCGCGGCGAAGGCGGGTTCGGCGGCGATCGCGGGCCGTCAGGGTCGGACCAGGCGCCTGCGCGGGCGCCCGATCTCGAAGTCGCAATGCCCCTGCTGCCGCAGCAGGCACTGCTCTACCGGCTCTGCGGCGACCGCAACCCGCTGCACTCCGACCCGCAATTCGCTGCTGCCGCAGGCTTTCCGCAGCCCATTCTGCACGGCCTGTGCACGTACGGCATGACCTGCAAGGCCATCACCGACGCCCTGCTGGACGGGGATGCTGCGGCCGTGGCCGCCTATGGCGCACGCTTCTCGGGTGTGGCCTTCCCCGGCGAAGCACTGCAGGTCAACATCTGGAAGGACGACAACCGCGTGTTGGCTAGCGTTGTCGCGCCTTCGCGCGATAACGCCGTCGTGCTCAGCGGTGTGGAGTTGGTCCCGGCCTAG
- a CDS encoding lipid-transfer protein produces MASGSLSGRAAIVGIGATDFSKDSGRSELRLAAEAVRDALDDAGLSPADVDGLTTFTMDTNTEIAVARAVGIGELKFFSKIHYGGGAACATIQHAAMAVATGVAEVVVAYRAFNERSGMRFGQVQTRLAGNADAQADSTAADNSFSYPHGLSTPAAQVAMIAQRYMHLSGATSRDFGAVSVADRKHAAKNPKAYFYEKPITIEDHQNSRWIAEPLRLLDCCQETDGAVAIVVTSPARARDLKQRPAIIEAASQGSSPDQYTMVSYYRPELGLPEMGLVGQQLWQQSGLTPNDIQTAVLYDHFTPFTLIQLEELGFCGRGDAKDFIADGAIEVGGRLPINTHGGQLGEAYIHGMNGIAEGVRQLRGTSANPVPNVEHVLVTAGTGVPTSGLILG; encoded by the coding sequence ATGGCTTCGGGTTCGCTCAGTGGTCGAGCCGCCATCGTTGGCATCGGCGCCACCGATTTCTCAAAGGACTCCGGTCGAAGCGAGCTGCGGCTGGCCGCTGAGGCGGTGCGTGACGCGCTCGACGATGCCGGTTTGAGTCCGGCCGATGTTGACGGGTTGACCACGTTCACGATGGATACCAACACCGAAATCGCCGTTGCGCGAGCGGTTGGCATCGGAGAGCTGAAGTTTTTCTCCAAGATCCACTACGGCGGCGGTGCCGCGTGCGCGACCATCCAGCACGCCGCGATGGCCGTCGCCACTGGGGTCGCCGAGGTTGTGGTGGCCTACCGGGCATTTAACGAGCGTTCCGGTATGCGGTTCGGCCAGGTGCAGACCCGGCTAGCGGGAAACGCTGATGCCCAGGCTGATTCAACGGCGGCGGACAATTCCTTCTCGTATCCGCATGGTCTTTCGACGCCGGCTGCGCAGGTTGCGATGATCGCTCAGCGTTACATGCACCTATCCGGAGCGACCAGTCGGGACTTCGGTGCTGTCTCAGTGGCTGACCGCAAACATGCCGCCAAGAACCCCAAGGCATATTTCTACGAAAAGCCGATAACCATTGAAGACCATCAGAATTCGCGATGGATCGCCGAACCGCTGCGGTTGCTGGACTGCTGCCAGGAGACCGACGGCGCGGTCGCGATCGTCGTAACGTCGCCTGCGCGGGCGCGAGACCTCAAGCAGCGCCCGGCGATTATTGAGGCGGCGTCGCAAGGGTCCAGCCCCGACCAGTACACGATGGTCAGCTACTACCGGCCCGAACTCGGTCTGCCCGAAATGGGTCTCGTCGGACAGCAATTGTGGCAGCAGTCCGGGTTAACACCAAACGACATTCAGACCGCTGTGCTCTACGACCACTTCACGCCGTTCACCCTGATTCAGTTGGAGGAGTTGGGATTCTGCGGCCGAGGTGATGCCAAGGACTTCATCGCCGACGGTGCGATCGAGGTGGGTGGGCGGCTGCCCATCAATACGCATGGCGGTCAACTTGGTGAGGCCTACATCCATGGTATGAACGGCATCGCCGAGGGGGTGCGACAGTTGCGTGGCACCTCGGCGAACCCGGTGCCGAACGTCGAGCATGTGCTCGTCACCGCGGGCACTGGGGTGCCGACGTCGGGCCTCATCCTCGGCTAG